A part of Thermomicrobiales bacterium genomic DNA contains:
- a CDS encoding alpha-ketoacid dehydrogenase subunit beta — protein sequence MEHDERVMILGEDVGKRGGVFRVTDGLQEKFGELRVLDSPLSESSIIGVAIGASANGMLPVAEIQFLDFIHPAMNQIMSEAAKTRYRSGGDFSCPIVIRAPYGGGIHGALYHSQSIEALFTHIPGLKVVAPIDPYDAKGLLSSAIHDPDPVMFLEHKRAYRAIRGDVPDEMYTVPIGKARVVREGTDMTIISYGWYVQEVLEAVDAYTQQQQASIEVIDLRSLRPLDSETILSSVIKTGKVMIVHEANKFGGLGGEISAIIAEEAFPYLDGPIVRIAGPEVPAMPYAAPLEKAFLTSADDIRAAIDRLAAY from the coding sequence ATGGAGCATGACGAGCGGGTGATGATTCTCGGTGAGGATGTCGGCAAGCGCGGCGGCGTGTTCCGCGTCACCGACGGGCTGCAGGAGAAGTTCGGCGAGCTGCGAGTACTCGACTCGCCGCTGTCCGAATCGTCGATTATTGGTGTCGCGATCGGCGCGTCAGCGAACGGGATGCTGCCGGTTGCCGAGATCCAGTTCCTCGACTTCATTCATCCGGCAATGAACCAGATCATGAGCGAGGCCGCCAAGACGCGCTACCGATCCGGCGGCGATTTTTCGTGCCCGATCGTGATTCGCGCTCCTTATGGTGGCGGTATCCACGGAGCGCTCTATCACTCACAGTCGATTGAAGCGCTGTTCACGCACATTCCGGGGCTCAAGGTCGTCGCTCCGATTGATCCATACGACGCCAAGGGGCTGCTGAGCTCTGCGATCCACGATCCCGACCCGGTCATGTTCCTGGAGCACAAGCGCGCCTATCGCGCGATCCGTGGCGACGTGCCGGACGAGATGTACACCGTGCCAATCGGCAAGGCCAGGGTCGTGCGCGAGGGCACTGACATGACGATCATCTCCTACGGCTGGTACGTGCAGGAAGTGCTGGAAGCGGTCGACGCCTATACGCAGCAACAGCAGGCATCAATTGAGGTCATTGACCTGCGCTCGCTCCGTCCGCTCGACAGCGAAACTATCCTGTCGTCGGTCATCAAGACCGGCAAGGTAATGATCGTGCATGAAGCCAACAAGTTCGGCGGCCTGGGCGGCGAGATTTCAGCGATCATCGCTGAGGAAGCCTTCCCGTATCTGGACGGCCCGATCGTACGAATCGCCGGCCCGGAAGTCCCGGCGATGCCGTACGCCGCGCCGCTGGAGAA